One Pirellulales bacterium genomic window carries:
- a CDS encoding GH92 family glycosyl hydrolase: protein MSRPAVLCSSVVALAATLWSTFVAPLAAREPNLVALVNPLQGTDSIREFSHGNLYPAIATPFPMNAWAPCTQPLPDSFYYQYRQKTFRGVRQTHQPSPWINDYAAFSFMPVAGELRVTDVERVSEFSHADEVARPSYYRVQLPTHDATIEVTPTERCASFRVTYGSKAPAYLVLDAFPGGSEVEILPDRRSIVGVSRFNHGGVPTGFGNYFVVKFDQPFKSFGVWTPGDVQRGETKLAGKHVGAYVEFDVDHDAVVTYRVASSFISREQAETSLDREIGAKSFDEVRAAAEAAWNAMLGRIVVEGGTEEQRRTFYSCLYRSLLFPHKFYELDAAGEKVYYSPYDGQIHNGVMYADSGLWDTFRALHPLLNLIAPEVNAEILQGLLNAYDESGWLPAWASPGHRDCMIGNHAFSLFADAWVKEVREFDARRALAAMVHDSAQSGPISSIGRDGAKFWQELGYIPAPDVREATAKTLEFAYDDFCASVLARELGEDEIADRFLAGSRNWRNVFDQRLGFVRGRKADGSWVEPFHPDEWGGPFTEGNSWHWTWSVFHDVEGLIEALGGREAFVAKLDEVFDVPPTVRTGSYGGLIHEMTEMIALNKGQYAHGNQPIQHMIYLYALAGAPEKTQARVREILNDAYDSSPKGFCGDEDNGQTSAWYVFSAMGFYPVTPGTPEYVLGSPLFDRITIRLPQGGTFVVEATNNARDNVYVRESSLNGDPVRDSRLSHEAVAAGGVLTLHMHDVSGTTTPTKLSAEASAE, encoded by the coding sequence ATGTCTCGCCCTGCGGTCCTTTGTTCGTCCGTCGTCGCCCTGGCTGCAACGCTGTGGTCGACTTTCGTCGCGCCGCTCGCTGCGCGCGAGCCGAACCTCGTGGCCCTGGTCAATCCCTTGCAAGGGACCGACTCGATTCGGGAGTTCTCGCACGGCAATCTCTACCCCGCGATTGCGACCCCGTTTCCGATGAACGCGTGGGCGCCCTGCACGCAGCCCCTTCCCGACTCGTTCTATTACCAGTACCGCCAGAAGACGTTTCGGGGCGTTCGGCAGACTCATCAGCCGAGCCCGTGGATCAACGACTACGCGGCGTTCTCGTTCATGCCGGTCGCCGGCGAGTTGAGGGTGACCGACGTCGAGCGCGTCTCGGAGTTTTCGCACGCCGACGAAGTCGCCCGGCCCAGTTACTATCGGGTGCAACTGCCGACTCACGATGCGACGATCGAAGTGACGCCGACCGAGCGCTGCGCATCGTTTCGCGTGACCTACGGCTCCAAAGCCCCGGCGTATCTGGTGCTCGACGCCTTTCCGGGCGGCTCGGAAGTCGAGATCCTGCCTGATCGGCGGTCGATTGTCGGCGTGTCGCGTTTCAACCACGGCGGGGTCCCGACCGGGTTCGGTAACTATTTTGTCGTCAAGTTCGATCAGCCCTTCAAGTCGTTCGGCGTCTGGACGCCCGGCGACGTGCAGCGCGGCGAAACGAAGCTCGCCGGAAAACATGTCGGCGCCTACGTCGAATTCGACGTCGATCACGACGCCGTCGTCACGTACCGCGTCGCCTCGTCGTTCATTAGCCGCGAGCAAGCAGAGACGTCGCTTGACCGAGAAATCGGCGCCAAGTCGTTTGACGAAGTCCGCGCCGCAGCCGAGGCTGCGTGGAACGCGATGTTGGGACGGATCGTCGTCGAGGGAGGAACGGAGGAACAGCGCCGGACGTTTTACTCGTGCCTCTATCGCAGCCTGCTGTTCCCCCACAAGTTCTACGAACTCGACGCCGCCGGGGAGAAGGTTTACTACAGCCCCTACGACGGCCAAATCCACAACGGGGTGATGTACGCCGACAGCGGACTGTGGGACACGTTTCGGGCGCTCCATCCGCTGTTGAATCTCATCGCCCCCGAGGTGAACGCCGAGATACTTCAAGGGCTGTTGAACGCCTACGACGAAAGCGGCTGGCTTCCGGCGTGGGCCAGCCCGGGGCACCGCGACTGCATGATCGGCAATCACGCGTTCTCGCTCTTCGCCGACGCCTGGGTGAAAGAGGTCCGCGAGTTCGACGCCCGGCGGGCGCTCGCCGCGATGGTCCACGATTCGGCCCAGTCCGGCCCGATCTCCAGCATCGGCCGCGACGGCGCGAAGTTCTGGCAGGAACTCGGCTATATCCCGGCGCCCGACGTCCGCGAGGCGACGGCCAAGACGCTCGAGTTCGCTTACGACGACTTTTGCGCGAGCGTCCTCGCTCGGGAACTTGGCGAGGACGAAATCGCCGATCGGTTTCTGGCCGGCTCTCGCAACTGGCGCAACGTGTTCGACCAGCGGCTCGGCTTCGTCCGCGGGCGCAAGGCGGACGGCTCCTGGGTCGAGCCGTTCCACCCCGACGAATGGGGCGGTCCGTTCACTGAAGGGAATTCCTGGCATTGGACCTGGAGCGTCTTCCACGACGTCGAGGGGCTGATCGAGGCCCTTGGCGGTCGCGAGGCGTTCGTCGCCAAGCTCGACGAGGTGTTCGACGTCCCGCCGACGGTTCGCACCGGCTCCTATGGCGGGTTGATCCACGAAATGACCGAGATGATCGCCCTGAACAAGGGGCAATACGCGCACGGCAATCAGCCGATCCAGCACATGATCTACCTGTACGCCCTGGCCGGGGCGCCGGAGAAGACGCAGGCCCGCGTTCGCGAGATCCTGAACGACGCCTACGATTCCTCGCCCAAAGGCTTCTGCGGCGACGAAGACAACGGGCAAACGTCTGCGTGGTACGTATTCAGCGCCATGGGCTTCTACCCCGTGACGCCAGGCACGCCGGAGTACGTCTTGGGGAGTCCGCTGTTCGACCGGATCACGATTCGGCTTCCTCAAGGGGGGACGTTCGTCGTCGAGGCGACGAACAACGCGCGCGACAACGTCTACGTTCGCGAGAGTTCGCTCAACGGCGATCCCGTGCGCGACTCCAGGCTGTCGCACGAGGCCGTCGCGGCAGGAGGCGTCTTGACGCTGCACATGCACGACGTGAGCGGCACGACGACGCCGACCAAGCTGAGTGCCGAAGCGAGCGCCGAGTGA
- a CDS encoding LssY C-terminal domain-containing protein — MMTHDPSCPGRLPGAARSRRALRRTALVVGCYVLLAYLLVPLVWEAYARRRPSFDDNPRLTTTGDRHPGDPLNVALVGEGQRLKTAMEAAGWYPAKALGLRSDLKIAEDTILSRPDDEAPVSSLYLFGRKEDLAFEQPAGDSPRQRHHVRFWKTADVDDDGRPVWIGAASFDERVGLSHTTGQITHHIAADVDAERDHLFATLRAAQLLADEDTVPGFHTQREGRNGGGDLWRTDGRLRVGVLREKSTASASATH, encoded by the coding sequence ATGATGACGCATGATCCGAGTTGCCCCGGTCGTTTGCCCGGCGCCGCGCGGTCTCGACGGGCGCTTCGTCGGACGGCGCTCGTCGTCGGTTGCTACGTCCTGTTGGCCTACTTGCTCGTCCCGCTCGTGTGGGAAGCGTACGCGCGACGCCGGCCGTCGTTTGACGACAATCCTCGTCTGACGACCACCGGCGACCGCCACCCCGGCGATCCGCTCAACGTCGCCCTCGTCGGCGAGGGGCAGCGGTTAAAGACCGCCATGGAAGCCGCCGGGTGGTATCCGGCGAAAGCGCTGGGGCTGAGAAGCGATCTGAAGATTGCCGAGGACACGATCCTCTCGCGCCCCGACGACGAGGCGCCGGTAAGCAGTCTCTATCTGTTTGGCCGCAAGGAGGACCTGGCTTTCGAGCAACCGGCCGGCGACAGCCCGCGACAGCGGCATCACGTACGGTTTTGGAAAACCGCAGACGTCGACGACGACGGGCGCCCGGTGTGGATCGGCGCCGCCTCATTCGACGAGCGGGTCGGCCTGAGCCATACGACGGGGCAGATCACCCACCATATCGCCGCCGACGTCGACGCCGAGCGCGATCATCTGTTCGCGACCTTGCGAGCGGCGCAGCTCCTGGCCGACGAGGACACGGTGCCGGGGTTCCACACTCAACGGGAAGGGCGCAACGGCGGGGGCGACCTGTGGCGGACCGACGGCCGCCTGCGCGTCGGCGTCCTTCGCGAGAAATCGACGGCTTCGGCTTCTGCAACGCACTGA
- a CDS encoding ROK family protein: MNWETDERIVLTLDAGGTNFAFSAVQRGRQIVGPIVLPAEGRDRDKSLANIVAGFQQLVDAVDPSPAAISFAFPGPADYPRGIIDNVGNLPAYGGGVALGPMLADRFGVPAYINNDGDLFAYGEAIAGLLPRVNRLLAEAGSPKRYRNLFAVTLGTGFGGGIVRNGELFLGDNSNAGEIWIMRNKLGRDAFAEEGASIRAVQRAYAEAAGIDPAQAPAPKAIYEIGMGTAPGDQAAARIAYATLGECVGDALANALTLVDGLAAIGGGLAGAAPLFLPRLVEELNGTIAKYDGERIPRLAQRAFNLDDPEQLAAFLEGQTKEITIPGSTRTVAYDPLKRIGVGISELGANQAVAIGAYAYALQQLDQRT, encoded by the coding sequence ATGAACTGGGAGACGGACGAACGGATCGTACTGACCCTCGATGCGGGGGGGACGAACTTCGCGTTCTCGGCCGTGCAAAGGGGCCGACAGATCGTCGGTCCGATCGTCCTGCCGGCCGAGGGGCGCGATCGGGACAAGAGTCTCGCGAACATCGTCGCCGGGTTTCAGCAACTCGTCGACGCGGTCGATCCGTCGCCTGCGGCGATCAGCTTCGCGTTTCCCGGGCCAGCCGACTATCCGCGGGGGATCATTGACAACGTCGGCAATCTGCCGGCCTACGGCGGCGGGGTGGCCCTCGGCCCGATGCTGGCCGACCGCTTCGGCGTGCCGGCGTACATCAACAACGACGGCGACCTGTTCGCCTACGGCGAAGCAATCGCGGGGCTGTTGCCCCGAGTGAACCGGCTGCTGGCCGAGGCCGGCAGCCCGAAACGCTACCGGAACTTGTTCGCCGTGACGCTGGGGACCGGGTTCGGCGGGGGGATCGTCCGCAACGGCGAACTTTTCCTCGGCGACAACTCGAACGCCGGCGAGATCTGGATCATGCGGAACAAGCTCGGCCGCGATGCGTTCGCCGAGGAAGGGGCGAGCATCCGCGCCGTGCAGCGGGCTTACGCTGAAGCCGCTGGGATCGATCCCGCTCAAGCCCCCGCCCCCAAGGCGATCTACGAGATCGGCATGGGTACGGCGCCGGGCGATCAAGCCGCGGCGCGCATCGCCTATGCGACGCTCGGCGAGTGCGTCGGCGACGCGCTCGCCAACGCGCTGACGCTCGTCGACGGACTGGCGGCGATCGGCGGCGGCCTCGCAGGGGCGGCGCCCCTGTTCCTGCCGCGGCTCGTCGAGGAACTCAACGGGACGATTGCCAAGTACGACGGCGAGCGGATCCCGCGGCTGGCCCAGCGGGCGTTCAACCTCGACGATCCTGAGCAGCTCGCGGCGTTCCTCGAGGGCCAGACCAAGGAGATCACGATCCCCGGGTCGACCCGCACGGTCGCGTACGACCCGCTTAAGCGGATCGGCGTGGGGATCTCGGAACTGGGAGCCAACCAAGCGGTTGCAATCGGGGCCTACGCTTACGCCCTGCAGCAGCTTGATCAACGCACGTAG
- a CDS encoding glycoside hydrolase family 125 protein produces MNISISRREALGAMAAAGASLVGTTTSRRASAATDGGFAARRPPLEKRCFTSRAVEGAIAAVKAKIADPELAWMFENCYPNTLDTTVDFGETDGKPDAFVITGDIDAMWLRDSTAQVWPYLPYLRQDERLRRLVEGLVRRQAACIRLDPWANAFYKDGSRQSHWASDRPEPIDGVHERKWEIDSLCYAVRLANAYLDQTGDASVFDPLWQEAMRLVVQTFRIEQRKDGTTPYRFVRRTTAMLDAPPFEGTGNPVKPVGLVCSAFRPSDDSTLYPFLVPSNLFAVQSLRQLAAIFADHVGDAAFAAECMALADEVDAAIRQYAILDHLDFGEIYAYEVDGFGNALFTDDANVPSLMSLAYLGVCQTDDPLYQRTRRFLTSDSNPYFVRGTAASGQASPHTGKERIWPMGIILRAMTSTSDAEIVECLASLKRTHAGTGFMHEAFHKDDPTDYTRDWFAWANTLFGELVVKIHAERPELLARTY; encoded by the coding sequence ATGAACATCTCCATCTCGCGTCGCGAGGCGCTCGGCGCCATGGCGGCGGCCGGCGCCTCGCTGGTCGGAACGACGACGTCGCGGCGGGCGTCGGCCGCGACCGACGGCGGATTCGCCGCCCGGCGGCCCCCGCTTGAGAAGCGATGCTTCACGAGCCGCGCGGTCGAGGGCGCCATCGCCGCCGTGAAGGCGAAGATCGCCGACCCGGAACTCGCTTGGATGTTCGAGAACTGCTATCCCAACACCCTCGACACGACCGTCGACTTCGGGGAGACGGACGGCAAACCGGACGCCTTCGTCATCACGGGGGACATCGATGCGATGTGGCTCCGCGACTCGACCGCCCAGGTGTGGCCCTATTTGCCGTACCTCCGCCAAGACGAGCGACTCCGCCGGCTCGTCGAGGGGCTGGTGCGACGGCAGGCGGCCTGCATCCGGCTCGACCCGTGGGCCAACGCGTTCTACAAGGACGGCAGTCGCCAGTCCCACTGGGCCAGCGATCGCCCTGAGCCGATCGACGGCGTCCACGAGCGGAAGTGGGAGATAGATTCGCTCTGTTACGCGGTTCGGTTGGCGAACGCCTATCTCGATCAGACCGGCGACGCCTCGGTCTTCGACCCGCTGTGGCAGGAAGCGATGCGGCTGGTCGTGCAGACTTTCCGCATCGAGCAGCGCAAAGACGGGACGACCCCCTACCGGTTTGTGCGGCGTACGACGGCCATGCTCGACGCACCCCCGTTCGAGGGGACTGGAAACCCCGTCAAGCCGGTCGGACTCGTCTGCTCGGCCTTCCGCCCGAGCGACGACAGCACGCTGTATCCGTTCTTGGTTCCTTCGAACTTGTTCGCAGTGCAGTCGCTTCGGCAACTGGCGGCGATTTTCGCCGACCATGTCGGCGACGCGGCCTTCGCGGCGGAGTGCATGGCCTTGGCCGACGAGGTCGACGCCGCGATCCGGCAGTACGCGATCCTCGATCATCTCGATTTCGGCGAGATCTACGCCTACGAGGTCGACGGCTTTGGCAACGCGCTGTTCACCGACGACGCGAACGTGCCGAGCCTGATGTCGCTGGCCTATCTGGGGGTCTGCCAGACCGACGACCCGCTCTACCAGCGAACGCGGCGGTTCCTGACGAGCGACAGCAATCCCTACTTCGTGCGCGGCACGGCCGCCTCGGGGCAGGCCAGCCCCCACACGGGCAAAGAGCGGATCTGGCCGATGGGAATCATCCTGCGAGCCATGACGAGCACGTCCGACGCCGAGATCGTCGAGTGTCTCGCCTCGCTCAAGCGAACCCACGCGGGAACTGGGTTCATGCATGAGGCGTTCCACAAAGACGACCCGACCGACTACACCCGCGACTGGTTTGCGTGGGCCAACACCTTGTTCGGCGAGCTCGTCGTGAAGATTCACGCCGAACGGCCGGAACTGCTGGCCCGCACGTACTGA